From Daucus carota subsp. sativus chromosome 6, DH1 v3.0, whole genome shotgun sequence, the proteins below share one genomic window:
- the LOC108224573 gene encoding polyadenylate-binding protein-interacting protein 8, with protein sequence MAAGVEMNSEGAVTTAAGDVNSCVSPVTETGKNCTSDTNVISVSKELGSKSEFKMQDNMVDMFSNLNPMAKEFFPSSYSNDRYRDQVGAVSFKNLGNDGHPNDRRRRTNLNQGRKRISGKSFKAQRDESIRCTVYVSDIDHNVTEEQLAALFSSYGQVVDCRICGDPHSRLRFAFVEFGDEYSARAALILSGTLLGFSPIKVSPSKTAILPVNPTFLPKSEDEREMCARTVYCTNIDKKVSQTDVKIFFETRCGEVSRLRLLGDQVHSTRIAFVEFVMAESAILALNCCGQVLGSQAVRVSPSKTPVRPRFPHPGTQY encoded by the exons ATGGCAGCTGGGGTAGAGATGAATAGTGAGGGTGCTGTGACAACAGCTGCTGGTGATGTTAATTCTTGTGTTTCACCAGTCACCGAAACTGGGAAGAATTGTACTAGTGATACTAATGTGATTTCTGTGTCTAAAGAATTGGGTTCgaaatcagagtttaaaatgCAGGATAATATGGTTGATATGTTCTCAAACTTGAATCCAATGGCCAAGGAATTCTTTCCTTCTTCTTATTCTAATGATCGGTATAGAGATCAGGTTGGTGCTGTTAGTTTCAAGAATTTGGGGAATGATGGTCATCCAAATGACAGAAGG AGAAGAACTAACTTGAACCAGGGAAGGAAGCGGATAAGTGGAAAATCTTTTAAGGCTCAAAGAGACGAAAGTATTCGTTGCACCGTTTATGTATCTGATATCGACCATAAT GTGACTGAAGAGCAGCTTGCTGCTTTATTTAGTAGCTATGGACAA GTTGTTGATTGTCGAATTTGTGGTGATCCGCATTCACGCCTTCGCTTTGCTTTTGTGGAGTTTGGTGATGAGT ATTCTGCAAGAGCAGCTCTTATCCTGTCTGGAACACTTCTAGGCTTTTCTCCAATTAAGGTCTCACCCTCAAAAACTGCCATCCTTCCCGTGAACCCTACTTTTCTTCCCAAG TCGGAGGATGAGCGGGAAATGTGTGCAAGGACAGTCTACTGTACAAATATAGATAAGAAG GTTTCTCAAACTGATGTGAAGATATTCTTTGAAACAAGATGTGGCGAG GTCTCACGCCTGAGGCTTTTGGGAGATCAAGTGCATTCAACTCGTATTGCTTTTGTTGAATTCGTAATG GCTGAGAGTGCTATTTTGGCCTTAAATTGTTGTGGCCAGGTACTAGGCTCCCAAGCCGTCAG GGTGAGTCCCTCGAAGACGCCAGTCAGGCCACGTTTCCCTCATCCTGGTACACAGTATTGA
- the LOC108226907 gene encoding VQ motif-containing protein 10 has translation MSSGGGRNRKPAVKVVIINTQYIETDSTSFKSVVQRLTGKDAIVEENPQPAAVVCDKQMSSGGGIARNNSVLLRGMSFKDFDKFLMELPSSLDDMLQMIVD, from the coding sequence ATGTCATCAGGAGGTGGAAGGAACAGGAAGCCGGCAGTTAAGGTGGTGATAATCAACACGCAGTACATTGAGACAGACTCCACGAGTTTTAAGTCTGTGGTGCAGAGACTTACTGGTAAAGATGCCATTGTAGAAGAGAACCCGCAGCCAGCAGCAGTAGTTTGTGACAAACAAATGAGCAGTGGTGGCGGAATAGCCCGTAATAATTCTGTTTTGTTGCGAGGGATGTCGTTCAAAGATTTTGATAAGTTCCTGATGGAGCTGCCTTCATCGTTAGATGATATGCTTCAGATGATTGTGGATTGA
- the LOC108193027 gene encoding E3 ubiquitin-protein ligase DA2L yields the protein MGNKLGARRRQVVDDKYTRPQGLYQHKDVDHKKLRKLILDSKLAPCYPGHDDATVTSNFDLEECPICFLFYPSLNRSRCCMKGICTECFLQMKTPNSARPTQCPFCKTSNYAVEYRGVKTKEEKGIEQIEEQRVIEAKIRMRQQELQDEEERMQKRQDIISSSSSIMRSGEVEYSAVAEPSSTPVEGEEIVSSQHASPNPSSPDPSYPNPSIRQPLRLRQNREDEFDLDLEDVMVMEAIWLSIQEDGRHRNPTYSNAAPPEQYISEDQCVPAAAGPLTETSVSSSSPSGGLACAIAALAERQQIGGDSSSSYSGNVSAYSMLPGSSTFSSREEQVNVCYPISGGSIEGLPDMRDEREWVVDGSRSEVAEVGTSYDGSNNAEDVNRISTSPQDESETGGFRSVAGGSIVPESFEEQMMLAMAVSLAEARARSNETGTAWQ from the exons ATGGGTAATAAATTGGGGGCAAGAAGAAGACAAGTGGTGGATGATAAGTATACAAGGCCACAAGGATTGTATCAACACAAAGATGTAGATCATAAGAAGCTTAGGAAACTTATTCTTGACTCTAAGCTTGCTCCTTGTTATCCTGGTCATGATGATGCTACAGTTACTTCCAATTTTGATCTTGAAGAATGCCCCATTTGTTTCTTG TTTTATCCGAGTCTTAACCGTTCAAGATGTTGCATGAAGGGCATCTGCACTG AGTGCTTCTTGCAGATGAAAACACCAAATTCAGCTCGTCCTACACA GTGCCCCTTTTGTAAGACCTCTAATTATGCTGTGGAGTATAGGGGCGTCAAGACAAAAGAGGAGAAAGGCATTGAGCAAATT GAAGAACAACGGGTTATTGAAGCAAAAATTAGGATGCGACAACAGGAATTACAAGACGAAGAGGAGAGAATGCAGAAACGACAAGATATAATAAGTTCATCAAGCAGCATTATGAGATCAGGCGAGGTTGAGTATAGTGCAGTTGCAG AGCCATCATCTACTCCTGTAGAAGGTGAGGAAATAGTTTCCTCTCAACACGCATCCCCAAATCCATCATCTCCAGATCCATCATATCCAAATCCATCCATCAGACAGCCTCTACGCCTAAGACAGAACAG GGAGGATGAATTTGACCTTGACCTTGAGGACGTAATGGTCATGGAAGCAATTTGGCTGTCCATTCAG GAGGATGGAAGACACAGGAATCCTACTTACAGTAATGCTGCTCCACCAGAGCAGTACATATCAGAAGATCAGTGTGTCCCTGCAGCGGCGGGACCACTAACTGAAACATCAGTGTCATCGTCTTCCCCTTCTGGTGGCTTAGCTTGTGCAATTGCTGCTTTGGCAGAGCGTCAGCAAATAGGTGGAGATTCCTCCAGTAGCTACAGTGGAAACGTGTCAGCATACAGCATGCTTCCCGGATCTAGCACGTTTTCCAGCAGGGAGGAGCAAGTGAATGTATGCTACCCAATATCAGGTGGCTCCATTGAGGGATTACCGGATATGAGGGATGAGCGAGAATGGGTGGTTGATGGCAGCAGATCGGAGGTGGCTGAAGTTGGGACCAGTTATGATGGGTCAAACAATGCAGAAGATGTCAATAGAATATCAACATCCCCACAAGATGAAAGTGAAACTGGTGGTTTCCGAAGTGTTGCAGGAGGATCCATTGTTCCTGAGAGCTTCGAGGAGCAAATGATGTTAGCAATGGCTGTTTCTTTAGCAGAAGCTAGAGCTAGGAGTAATGAAACAGGAACTGCATGGCAGTAA
- the LOC108225402 gene encoding uncharacterized protein LOC108225402, with the protein MHLAHDDIDNQLPREVPVSRSPLSDITIASQNKSSRFRSLNTGSSETNIQSTTRNLYRDSFENEEQSKKYFNHDDIECSTVQDPVFSDESDSDYVCGNSSSDEEYQSGMELDSESESEEAAFSRMSKAIPKDYVSLGSPDAICSKCNARLWKEERTNKNVTRGAPIFSICCRKGDVKLPPTPKTPDYLMSLYNRKDTAAEFRRSIRLYNAMFAFTSTGGNVDRMFTD; encoded by the exons ATGCACTTGGCACATGATGACATAG ATAACCAATTGCCAAGAGAAGTACCTGTTAGCAGAAGTCCTTTGTCTGATATAACTATTGCCAGCCAAAATAAATCATCAAGATTCAGAAGCCTCAATACAGGATCTTCTGAAACCAATATTCAGAGTACCACAAGGAATCTTTATCGTGACAGTTTTGAGAATGAAGAACAATCCAAGAAATATTTCAATCATGATGACATAG AGTGTTCAACCGTTCAGGATCCTGTTTTTTCAGATGAATCGGATAGTGACTATGTCTGCG GGAATTCAAGTAGTGATGAAGAATACCAATCTGGCATGGAGTTGGATAGTGAAAGTG AATCTGAGGAAGCTGCATTTTCTAGAATGTCCAAGGCCATACCAAAGGACTATGTCAGCCTTGGTAGCCCAGATGCAATATGTTCGAAATGCAACGCCCGTCTTTGGAAGGAGGAACGGACAAATAAAAATGTTACACGTGGAGCTCCTATTTTCTCAATTTGCTGCCGGAAGGGTGATGTAAAGCTGCCACCGACTCCTAAAACTCCAGATTATTTAATGAGTTTGTACAATAGGAAGGATACTGCAGCTGAATTTCGCCGAAGCATACGGCTCTACAATGCCATGTTCGCTTTTACTTCCACTGGCGGCAATGTGGACCGTATGTTTACAGATTGA